From a single Rosa rugosa chromosome 7, drRosRugo1.1, whole genome shotgun sequence genomic region:
- the LOC133720665 gene encoding transcription factor E2FA isoform X1, whose product MSGCARAPNRQPGPPPPPATGGGSQIVPPMRRHLVFESNKPPFFPPADYHQFSGGAQRPADQEPEAIVVRSPQFIRKGAVDNNEAENNDWTSSPGYNNMIQSPLQTPVSTTKAGKTNNRTKASRGKSGPQTPASNAGSPCPLTPAGSCRFDSSLGLLTKKFINLIKQAEDGILDLNKAAETLEVQKRRIYDITNVLEGIGLIEKKLKNRIRWKGFDASRPGDLDADLSILQGEVENLSLKERSLDDRIREMEEKLRDLSGDENNRKWLFVTEEDIKGLPCFQNETLIAIKAPHGTTLEVPDPDEAVDYPQRRYRIILRSTMGPIDVYLVSQFEEKFDDINGVEPPVSFPIASGSGSNEQSTTEMVNGQNRGKEIDPRAQQAQVDQTCSDVNASQEFGGGMMRIVPSDVDNDADYWLLSGVDVSITDMWRTDSAIEWNGEDMLNADFGLPDVSTPRPQTPPSGIVEVPSHAVNFSQR is encoded by the exons ATGTCCGGCTGCGCTCGAGCTCCCAACCGACAACCagggccgccgccgccgccggcaACCGGAGGCGGCAGCCAGATCGTGCCGCCGATGAGGCGCCACCTAGTGTTCGAGTCGAATAAGCCGCCGTTTTTTCCTCCGGCTGATTATCATCAATTTTCCGGGGGAGCTCAGAGGCCGGCGGACCAGGAGCCGGAAGCTATTGTTGTTCGATCTCCG CAATTTATAAGGAAGGGTGCAGTGGACAACAATGAAGCGGAGAACAACGATTGGACTAGCAGTCCAGGATATAATAATATGATTCAAAGTCCCCTTCAAACTCCTGTGTCTACTACAAAAGCAGGAAAGACAAACAATAGAACAAAGGCTTCAAGGGGCAAATCTGGGCCTCAGACACCTGCGTCAAATGCTG GTTCTCCTTGTCCTCTTACTCCAGCTGGCAGCTGTCGTTTTGACAGTTCTCTAG GTCTATTGACAAAAAAATTCATCAATTTGATTAAGCAAGCAGAAGATGGAATCCTTGATCTAAACAAAGCAGCAGAAACTTTAGAG GTGCAGAAGAGGCGGATATATGACATCACAAATGTCTTGGAAGGCATAGGTCTCATAGAAAAGAAGCTCAAGAACAGAATACGTTGGAA GGGATTTGATGCTTCAAGGCCAGGAGATCTGGATGCTGATCTCTCTATATTACAG GGagaagtggaaaacctatctTTAAAAGAGCGCAGCTTAGATGACCGAATAAG AGAGATGGAAGAAAAGTTGAGGGATTTAAGTGGAGATGAAAACAACCGAAA GTGGCTTTTTGTGACTGAAGAAGACATTAAGGGCCTACCGTGCTTCCAG AATGAAACCCTGATAGCAATTAAAGCTCCACATGGAACCACCTTGGAAGTCCCAGATCCCGATGAA GCTGTCGACTATCCACAACGGAGATACAGGATAATACTTAGAAGCACAATGGGACCCATTGACGTGTACCTTGTCAG TCAATTTGAGGAGAAGTTTGATGACATCAATGGAGTTGAGCCACCTGTTAGCTTCCCAATTGCTTCTGGTTCTGGCTCTAATGAGCAATCAACAACAGAAATGGTCAATGGACAAAACAGAGGAAAGGAAATTGATCCTAGGGCGCAACAAGCTCAAGTTGATCAGACGTGCTCTGATGTAAATGCTTCTCAGGAGTTTGGTGGGGGAATGATGAGGATTGTTCCTTCTGATGTTGAT AATGATGCAGACTACTGGCTTTTGTCTGGTGTTGATGTTAGCATTACGGATATGTGGAGAACAGACT CAGCTATTGAATGGAATGGGGAAGACATGCTTAATGCTGATTTTGGACTGCCCGATGTAAGTACCCCAAGGCCACAAACACCACCATCTGGAATTGTTGAAGTTCCATCTCATGCTGTTAACTTTTCCCAAAGGTGA
- the LOC133720665 gene encoding transcription factor E2FA isoform X2, protein MSGCARAPNRQPGPPPPPATGGGSQIVPPMRRHLVFESNKPPFFPPADYHQFSGGAQRPADQEPEAIVVRSPQFIRKGAVDNNEAENNDWTSSPGYNNMIQSPLQTPVSTTKAGKTNNRTKASRGKSGPQTPASNAGSPCPLTPAGSCRFDSSLGLLTKKFINLIKQAEDGILDLNKAAETLEVQKRRIYDITNVLEGIGLIEKKLKNRIRWKGFDASRPGDLDADLSILQGEVENLSLKERSLDDRIREMEEKLRDLSGDENNRKWLFVTEEDIKGLPCFQNETLIAIKAPHGTTLEVPDPDEAVDYPQRRYRIILRSTMGPIDVYLVSQFEEKFDDINGVEPPVSFPIASGSGSNEQSTTEMVNGQNRGKEIDPRAQQAQVDQTCSDVNASQEFGGGMMRIVPSDVDNDADYWLLSGVDVSITDMWRTDSIEWNGEDMLNADFGLPDVSTPRPQTPPSGIVEVPSHAVNFSQR, encoded by the exons ATGTCCGGCTGCGCTCGAGCTCCCAACCGACAACCagggccgccgccgccgccggcaACCGGAGGCGGCAGCCAGATCGTGCCGCCGATGAGGCGCCACCTAGTGTTCGAGTCGAATAAGCCGCCGTTTTTTCCTCCGGCTGATTATCATCAATTTTCCGGGGGAGCTCAGAGGCCGGCGGACCAGGAGCCGGAAGCTATTGTTGTTCGATCTCCG CAATTTATAAGGAAGGGTGCAGTGGACAACAATGAAGCGGAGAACAACGATTGGACTAGCAGTCCAGGATATAATAATATGATTCAAAGTCCCCTTCAAACTCCTGTGTCTACTACAAAAGCAGGAAAGACAAACAATAGAACAAAGGCTTCAAGGGGCAAATCTGGGCCTCAGACACCTGCGTCAAATGCTG GTTCTCCTTGTCCTCTTACTCCAGCTGGCAGCTGTCGTTTTGACAGTTCTCTAG GTCTATTGACAAAAAAATTCATCAATTTGATTAAGCAAGCAGAAGATGGAATCCTTGATCTAAACAAAGCAGCAGAAACTTTAGAG GTGCAGAAGAGGCGGATATATGACATCACAAATGTCTTGGAAGGCATAGGTCTCATAGAAAAGAAGCTCAAGAACAGAATACGTTGGAA GGGATTTGATGCTTCAAGGCCAGGAGATCTGGATGCTGATCTCTCTATATTACAG GGagaagtggaaaacctatctTTAAAAGAGCGCAGCTTAGATGACCGAATAAG AGAGATGGAAGAAAAGTTGAGGGATTTAAGTGGAGATGAAAACAACCGAAA GTGGCTTTTTGTGACTGAAGAAGACATTAAGGGCCTACCGTGCTTCCAG AATGAAACCCTGATAGCAATTAAAGCTCCACATGGAACCACCTTGGAAGTCCCAGATCCCGATGAA GCTGTCGACTATCCACAACGGAGATACAGGATAATACTTAGAAGCACAATGGGACCCATTGACGTGTACCTTGTCAG TCAATTTGAGGAGAAGTTTGATGACATCAATGGAGTTGAGCCACCTGTTAGCTTCCCAATTGCTTCTGGTTCTGGCTCTAATGAGCAATCAACAACAGAAATGGTCAATGGACAAAACAGAGGAAAGGAAATTGATCCTAGGGCGCAACAAGCTCAAGTTGATCAGACGTGCTCTGATGTAAATGCTTCTCAGGAGTTTGGTGGGGGAATGATGAGGATTGTTCCTTCTGATGTTGAT AATGATGCAGACTACTGGCTTTTGTCTGGTGTTGATGTTAGCATTACGGATATGTGGAGAACAGACT CTATTGAATGGAATGGGGAAGACATGCTTAATGCTGATTTTGGACTGCCCGATGTAAGTACCCCAAGGCCACAAACACCACCATCTGGAATTGTTGAAGTTCCATCTCATGCTGTTAACTTTTCCCAAAGGTGA